TTTTGGATTGGGAGGTTCTCGACTGCGTCATGCCATGCCTCAATTGGTCCGCATGATCTGGGCGGGATTGGCACGCGGGTCGCGCGGCCCCCATTGGCCGGCTTCGACCTGGGCGATGAACTCGGCCACCAGGCGGTTGAACAGTTCGGGTTCTTCGAGGTTCAGCGTGTGGCCGGCCTTCGGCAGCACGGCGAGACCGCAGCGCGGAATGGCGCGCTTCAGGAACAGGCCGGGCTGGATGCAGTGGTCGTCCTCGTCGCCGGTCATCACCAGCACCGGCACGTCGAGCTTGCCGAATTCGGCTTCCAGGTCATAGAGCGAGGGCCGGCGCATCTGCACGCCGCGCATGGTGTTGGCGGCGCCCAGCGCGTCATGCTGGCCGAGCCGGTCGGCGAACAATTGCCAGCCGCGCGGATCCTTGTTCTGGAACTGTACGCGCGAGGCGCCCTCGGCATAGACGGGGGCAAAGTCTTTTGGGCCGCGCTCCTGGAAGTTGCGCGCGACCTGTTCGGAAATGCCCTTGAAATAGTCCTCATGGGCCTTTTCCGCGCCATAACCGGCGCCGGCGGCGACCACCGACTTGACGCGGTCGGGATGGCGCAATGCCGCATGCAACGAGGCGAAG
This portion of the Phreatobacter stygius genome encodes:
- a CDS encoding alpha/beta fold hydrolase gives rise to the protein MAFATTSDGIRLFYETAGQGTPIIFVHEFGGSHWSWEPQMNAFARRHRCITFAARGYRPSDVPADVERYSQARAADDIVDVLSAEGIDKAHVVGLSMGGFASLHAALRHPDRVKSVVAAGAGYGAEKAHEDYFKGISEQVARNFQERGPKDFAPVYAEGASRVQFQNKDPRGWQLFADRLGQHDALGAANTMRGVQMRRPSLYDLEAEFGKLDVPVLVMTGDEDDHCIQPGLFLKRAIPRCGLAVLPKAGHTLNLEEPELFNRLVAEFIAQVEAGQWGPRDPRANPAQIMRTN